The Streptomyces sp. P9-A4 genome contains a region encoding:
- a CDS encoding cytochrome c biogenesis CcdA family protein, producing MNETVTSGALLLALPLAVLGGLVSFFSPCVLPLVPGYLSYVTGVTGTDLAESRRGRMTAGAVLFVLGFTAVFVSGGALFGYFGSTLQEYRETLTTILGVLMILMGVFFLGLMPWFTQREFRFHKKPVAGLVGAPLLGALFGIGWTPCIGPTLASVNALALEQASAGRGALLAFAYCLGLGVPFVLAAIAFRKALGAFGWVKKHYVWVMRIGGGMMLVTGVLLLTGAWDSMVATMQGWSSGFTVGI from the coding sequence GTGAACGAGACGGTCACCAGCGGAGCCCTGCTGCTCGCCCTGCCCCTCGCGGTCCTCGGCGGCCTGGTCTCCTTCTTCTCGCCGTGCGTCCTGCCGCTCGTCCCCGGGTACCTCTCGTACGTCACCGGGGTCACCGGCACGGATCTCGCCGAGAGCCGCCGCGGCCGGATGACCGCGGGTGCCGTCCTCTTCGTCCTCGGCTTCACCGCCGTGTTCGTGTCCGGCGGCGCGCTCTTCGGCTACTTCGGGTCGACCCTCCAGGAGTACCGCGAGACGCTCACCACGATCCTCGGCGTGCTCATGATCCTCATGGGCGTGTTCTTCCTCGGCCTGATGCCCTGGTTCACCCAGCGCGAGTTCCGCTTCCACAAGAAGCCCGTCGCCGGCCTCGTCGGCGCGCCGCTGCTCGGCGCGCTCTTCGGCATCGGCTGGACCCCGTGCATCGGCCCCACGCTCGCCTCGGTGAACGCCCTCGCCCTGGAACAGGCCAGCGCCGGACGCGGAGCGCTGCTCGCCTTCGCGTACTGCCTCGGGCTCGGCGTACCGTTCGTGCTCGCCGCCATCGCCTTCCGCAAGGCGCTGGGGGCGTTCGGATGGGTCAAGAAGCACTATGTGTGGGTGATGCGGATCGGCGGCGGCATGATGCTCGTCACCGGTGTCCTTCTCCTCACGGGCGCGTGGGACAGCATGGTCGCCACGATGCAGGGCTGGTCCAGCGGTTTCACGGTGGGGATC
- a CDS encoding TlpA family protein disulfide reductase: MSLSRAPRRTLLAVGVLTAALTLSACGGDSNGKSGGGGNTNFVTNTGGISTAAKGERAATGKLAGETLDGKQLDVADLKGKVVVLNVWGSWCPPCRAEAPHFVKVANALKDQGVAFVGINTRDFNKQPALAFEEDYAVPYPSLYDPQGKLILNGFPKGTLSLQGIPSTVVLDKEGKIAARSLMALDETKLRSMIEPVLKEK; the protein is encoded by the coding sequence ATGAGCCTTAGCCGTGCCCCTCGACGCACCCTGCTCGCCGTCGGAGTGCTGACCGCCGCCCTCACGCTCTCGGCCTGCGGCGGCGACAGCAACGGCAAGTCCGGCGGCGGTGGCAACACCAACTTCGTGACCAACACGGGCGGTATCTCCACCGCCGCCAAGGGCGAGCGCGCGGCCACCGGGAAGCTCGCCGGCGAGACCCTCGACGGCAAGCAGCTCGACGTCGCCGACCTCAAGGGCAAGGTCGTCGTCCTCAACGTCTGGGGTTCGTGGTGCCCCCCGTGTCGCGCCGAGGCCCCGCATTTCGTCAAGGTCGCCAATGCCCTCAAGGACCAGGGCGTGGCGTTCGTCGGAATCAATACGCGTGATTTCAACAAGCAACCGGCCCTCGCCTTCGAAGAGGACTACGCAGTCCCCTATCCGAGCCTCTACGACCCGCAGGGCAAGCTGATCCTCAACGGCTTCCCCAAGGGCACCCTCAGCCTCCAGGGCATCCCCTCCACCGTCGTCCTCGACAAGGAGGGGAAGATCGCCGCCCGCTCGCTCATGGCGCTCGACGAGACGAAGCTCCGGTCGATGATCGAGCCCGTCCTCAAGGAGAAGTGA
- a CDS encoding histidine phosphatase family protein, with protein MSDATSLPESSAKSDQDITVVHLMRHGEVHNPDGVLYGRRAGYHLSELGRQMADRVAEHLADRDITYVVASPLERAQETATPVAKSHGLDLASDERLIEAANVFEGKTFGVGDGALRKPGNWKHLTNPFRPSWGEPYVEQVVRMMGALDAAKDAARGHEAVCVSHQLPIWIVRSFVEKRRLWHDPRRRQCTLASLTSFTYRGDKIVSVGYSEPARDLVPAHLLAGAKPVKGKSKAFGA; from the coding sequence ATGAGCGACGCGACGAGCCTTCCGGAGAGCTCCGCGAAGAGCGACCAGGACATCACCGTCGTCCACCTGATGCGGCACGGCGAGGTGCACAACCCCGACGGGGTCCTGTACGGGCGCCGCGCCGGCTACCACCTGTCCGAGCTGGGCCGGCAGATGGCGGACCGGGTCGCCGAGCACCTGGCCGACCGGGACATCACCTATGTGGTGGCCTCCCCGCTGGAGCGGGCGCAGGAGACGGCGACGCCGGTCGCCAAGTCGCACGGTCTGGATCTGGCGAGCGACGAGCGGCTGATCGAGGCGGCGAACGTCTTCGAGGGCAAGACCTTCGGCGTCGGTGACGGGGCCCTGCGCAAGCCGGGGAACTGGAAGCACCTGACCAATCCGTTCCGGCCGTCCTGGGGCGAGCCGTACGTCGAGCAGGTCGTCCGCATGATGGGCGCGCTCGACGCCGCGAAGGACGCGGCCCGGGGGCACGAGGCGGTCTGCGTCAGCCACCAGCTGCCGATCTGGATCGTCCGCAGCTTCGTGGAGAAGCGCCGGCTCTGGCACGACCCGCGGCGGCGGCAGTGCACGCTGGCCTCGCTGACCTCGTTCACCTACCGGGGCGACAAGATCGTCTCGGTCGGCTACAGCGAGCCGGCCCGGGACCTCGTACCGGCGCACCTGCTGGCGGGCGCGAAGCCGGTCAAGGGGAAGTCGAAGGCGTTCGGGGCGTAG